In a genomic window of Myxococcales bacterium:
- a CDS encoding GNAT family N-acetyltransferase: MAFTIRGLDRARDRAGVEAIDTAFDTDVVYDLVATARALTLVERRLAAPMTKRYSIAEVFAPWASWDTGWVAEDAAICGFAAVGYEPWHARLVLWFLYVAPAARRRGVGRALLAEVEAHGRGLGASHVWLETSNVNVPGIAAYERLGYALCGADARYYGAYMPGETAIYLAKSL; encoded by the coding sequence ATGGCGTTCACGATCCGCGGGCTCGACCGCGCGCGCGACCGCGCCGGTGTCGAGGCCATCGACACGGCGTTCGACACCGACGTCGTCTACGACCTGGTCGCGACGGCGCGGGCGCTGACGCTGGTCGAGCGGCGCCTGGCCGCGCCGATGACCAAGCGCTACTCGATCGCCGAGGTGTTCGCGCCGTGGGCGAGCTGGGACACCGGCTGGGTCGCCGAGGACGCGGCGATCTGCGGCTTCGCGGCCGTCGGCTACGAGCCGTGGCACGCGCGCCTGGTGCTGTGGTTCCTGTACGTCGCGCCGGCGGCGCGGCGGCGGGGCGTCGGGCGCGCGCTGCTGGCGGAGGTCGAGGCCCACGGCCGCGGCCTCGGCGCGAGCCACGTCTGGCTCGAGACCAGCAACGTCAACGTCCCGGGCATCGCCGCCTACGAGCGCCTCGGCTACGCGCTGTGCGGCGCCGACGCCCGGTACTACGGCGCCTACATGCCGGGCGAGACCGCGATCTACCTGGCGAAGTCGCTGTAA
- a CDS encoding Bax inhibitor-1 family protein, which yields MALAQARVIRGAVATLGVSQRVAFLRRTYAHLGVALLAFVALTAGLLQTDASERISLQLLSGGGSWLLVMVLFMAVGWGAQRLAQSPSSAALQYVGLGLGVVGEALILQPMLWLAYYTSRSTADFHQLVLTAALITGAIFIGLTLTVFVTKKDFSFLRGALMIGSFAALGIILVSMLFGFQLGALFSGAVILLMAGYILFQTSMIMATFPPQAHVAAALMLFSTIATLFWYVLRLLMELNRR from the coding sequence ATGGCCCTTGCTCAAGCTCGTGTGATCCGCGGCGCGGTCGCCACCCTCGGGGTGAGCCAGCGCGTCGCGTTCCTCCGCCGGACCTACGCCCACCTCGGCGTCGCGCTCCTGGCGTTCGTCGCGCTCACCGCCGGTCTGCTCCAGACCGACGCCAGCGAGCGGATCTCGCTCCAGCTCCTGAGCGGCGGCGGGTCGTGGCTCCTGGTCATGGTGCTGTTCATGGCGGTCGGCTGGGGCGCGCAGCGTCTGGCCCAGTCGCCGTCGTCGGCCGCGCTCCAGTACGTGGGCCTCGGGCTCGGCGTGGTCGGCGAGGCGCTGATCCTGCAGCCGATGCTGTGGCTGGCCTACTACACCAGCCGCTCGACCGCCGACTTCCATCAGCTGGTGCTCACCGCCGCGCTCATCACCGGGGCGATCTTCATCGGCCTGACGCTCACGGTGTTCGTCACCAAGAAGGACTTCTCGTTCCTGCGCGGCGCGCTGATGATCGGCAGCTTCGCCGCCCTCGGGATCATCCTGGTGTCGATGCTGTTCGGCTTCCAGCTCGGCGCGCTGTTCTCCGGCGCGGTCATCCTGCTGATGGCCGGCTACATCCTGTTCCAGACCTCGATGATCATGGCGACCTTCCCGCCCCAGGCCCACGTGGCCGCGGCGCTGATGCTGTTCTCGACGATCGCGACCTTGTTCTGGTACGTGCTGCGGCTCTTGATGGAGCTCAACCGCCGCTGA
- a CDS encoding collagen-like protein produces MGAPDQDADTVAAARDGLGDQGAGGAGPVAVANGEGHGHGGNDHSDHHGDHGDHGDHGDCGDHGQGCACEDGASCWDLNQDHLCSPGEDIDGSGACDPGDCLGEQGPAGPAGPAGATGATGATGPQGPQGDVGATGPQGPQGDVGATGATGAAGPQGPQGDVGATGATGPQGPQGDVGAQGPQGDVGPQGDLGPQGPQGEPGLPGDVGAAGPAGDTGPAGATGATGPAGPQGPQGPQGPQGATGAIGPMGPQGFPGVVGPTGATGATGAIGPVGPAGATGATGPAGPTGATGPAGPVGPQGPAGLSDTIVAAFDMNFSVDDRSGWTHIESIGDDLCHFNIPLGFTFTGFGANTSTINVSSNGVLFFGSSCPTTFTNLALPIGISSDAFLAFFWDDLLDYGSGEYLEYATFGSPGGRVFNLYFRNRLFSTVCGSNAIQVMIQIHERSNLVNVTYLGFSGCAEIRGASATLGLQSAGGAKSVMAGFNSPVLDDNAPRQSMSFQPPP; encoded by the coding sequence ATGGGCGCACCGGACCAGGACGCCGACACCGTGGCCGCGGCCCGTGACGGCCTCGGCGATCAAGGCGCCGGCGGCGCCGGTCCCGTCGCGGTCGCGAACGGCGAAGGTCATGGTCACGGCGGCAACGACCACAGCGACCATCACGGCGATCACGGCGATCACGGCGATCACGGCGACTGTGGCGACCACGGCCAAGGGTGCGCGTGCGAGGACGGCGCGAGTTGCTGGGATCTCAATCAAGATCATCTGTGCTCACCCGGCGAGGACATCGATGGTTCCGGCGCGTGCGACCCGGGCGACTGTCTCGGCGAGCAAGGCCCGGCGGGACCGGCAGGCCCTGCCGGCGCGACGGGCGCGACGGGCGCGACCGGGCCGCAAGGTCCCCAAGGAGACGTCGGCGCGACGGGTCCGCAGGGTCCGCAGGGCGACGTCGGCGCGACGGGCGCGACCGGCGCGGCGGGTCCGCAGGGTCCACAAGGTGACGTCGGCGCGACGGGCGCGACCGGGCCGCAGGGTCCGCAAGGCGATGTCGGCGCGCAGGGCCCTCAGGGTGACGTCGGTCCGCAGGGCGACCTCGGTCCGCAGGGTCCGCAAGGCGAGCCCGGGCTGCCGGGCGACGTCGGCGCGGCGGGTCCGGCGGGCGACACCGGTCCGGCGGGCGCGACCGGCGCGACCGGCCCGGCTGGCCCGCAAGGTCCGCAGGGTCCGCAAGGTCCGCAGGGCGCGACCGGGGCGATCGGCCCCATGGGTCCGCAGGGCTTCCCGGGCGTCGTCGGGCCGACCGGCGCGACCGGCGCGACCGGCGCGATCGGTCCCGTCGGTCCGGCGGGCGCGACCGGCGCGACGGGGCCCGCGGGGCCGACCGGCGCGACCGGCCCGGCCGGCCCGGTCGGTCCTCAGGGCCCGGCCGGGCTCTCGGACACGATCGTCGCCGCGTTCGACATGAACTTCAGCGTCGATGATCGTTCGGGCTGGACCCACATCGAGTCGATCGGCGACGACCTGTGCCATTTCAACATCCCGCTCGGGTTCACGTTCACCGGGTTCGGCGCGAACACGTCGACGATCAACGTGTCGTCGAACGGCGTGCTGTTCTTCGGATCGTCGTGCCCGACCACCTTCACCAACCTTGCGCTGCCGATCGGCATCTCCAGCGACGCCTTCCTCGCGTTCTTCTGGGACGACCTGCTCGACTACGGCAGCGGCGAGTACCTCGAGTACGCGACGTTTGGCAGCCCCGGCGGACGGGTGTTCAACCTGTACTTCCGCAACCGCTTGTTCTCGACCGTCTGCGGCTCCAACGCGATCCAGGTCATGATCCAGATCCACGAGCGCTCGAACCTGGTGAACGTGACCTACCTCGGCTTCTCGGGGTGCGCCGAGATCCGCGGCGCGTCCGCGACGCTCGGGCTGCAGTCGGCGGGCGGCGCCAAGTCGGTGATGGCGGGCTTCAACTCGCCGGTCCTCGACGACAACGCGCCACGCCAGTCGATGAGCTTCCAGCCCCCTCCGTGA
- a CDS encoding ATP-dependent DNA helicase RecQ: MPRGVVDGSVTPLEVLQAQFGFASLRPGQAAVIDALLGPGAALAVFPTGAGKSLCYQLPALMLDGVTLVVSPLIALMKDQIDFLRGRGIAAARLDSSLSAAEVRAVTDDMKRGAVKLVYVAPERFNNERFLETLRATQIALFAVDEAHCISEWGHNFRPDYLKLAGIRTRIGAPRVLALTATATPAVVDDICRAFEIPPTAATVTGFYRPNLRLITTPVRAEDRDAVLRARLATPAGPTIVYVTLQRTAERVAADLVRAGHAAAAYHAGMDPAVRAQVQDTWMASDRGIVVATIAFGMGIDKADVRTVIHYNLPKSLESYSQEIGRAGRDGAPSTVELLACPADVPALQNFAYGDTPTRASLRGMLDELFALGPAFDVSYPELAARHDLRVLVLRTALTYLELDGALAQGTPFYAAYTLRPVVPIADIPARFTGERQTFLTRLLGQAKKGRTLSALDPAAAATAIGEPRERVLAALTYLEDQGLLALEPSDVRQPFRRLRAHEDVAALADELARRFERRERSELARLEDVLGVVVHAGCQTNALVAHFGQVRAEPCGHCSHCETQAARALPPPTPPTPVPVPDGLAALRAKHPRALAEPRQAARFLCGLSSPALTAAKLGRHPWFGLLAERSFADVLAAVA, encoded by the coding sequence ATGCCGCGCGGCGTGGTAGACGGGAGCGTGACGCCGCTCGAGGTCCTGCAAGCGCAATTCGGGTTCGCGTCCCTGCGCCCGGGCCAGGCCGCGGTGATCGACGCCCTGCTCGGGCCGGGCGCCGCGCTCGCGGTGTTCCCCACCGGTGCCGGCAAGTCGCTGTGCTACCAGCTGCCCGCGCTCATGCTCGACGGCGTCACGCTGGTGGTGTCGCCGCTGATCGCGCTGATGAAGGACCAGATCGACTTCCTGCGCGGGCGCGGCATCGCCGCGGCGCGGCTCGACTCGTCGTTGTCGGCGGCCGAGGTCCGCGCGGTGACCGACGACATGAAGCGCGGCGCGGTCAAGCTGGTCTACGTCGCGCCCGAGCGGTTCAACAACGAGCGCTTCCTCGAGACCCTGCGCGCGACCCAGATCGCGCTGTTCGCGGTCGACGAGGCCCACTGCATCTCCGAGTGGGGCCACAACTTCCGGCCCGACTACCTGAAGCTGGCCGGGATCCGGACCCGCATCGGCGCGCCGCGGGTGCTGGCGCTGACCGCGACCGCGACGCCGGCGGTGGTCGACGACATCTGCCGCGCGTTCGAGATCCCGCCGACGGCCGCGACCGTGACCGGGTTCTACCGACCCAACCTGCGGCTGATCACCACGCCGGTCCGGGCCGAGGATCGCGACGCGGTCCTGCGCGCGCGGCTGGCGACGCCGGCGGGGCCGACGATCGTCTACGTCACGCTGCAGCGCACCGCCGAGCGGGTCGCGGCTGATCTGGTGCGGGCTGGCCACGCCGCCGCCGCGTACCACGCCGGCATGGACCCGGCCGTGCGCGCGCAGGTGCAGGACACCTGGATGGCGTCGGATCGCGGCATCGTCGTGGCGACGATCGCGTTCGGCATGGGCATCGACAAGGCCGACGTGCGCACGGTCATCCACTACAACCTGCCCAAGAGCCTCGAGAGCTACAGCCAGGAGATCGGCCGGGCCGGCCGCGACGGCGCGCCGTCGACGGTCGAGCTCCTGGCCTGCCCCGCCGACGTGCCGGCGCTGCAGAACTTCGCCTACGGCGACACGCCGACCCGGGCCAGCCTGCGCGGCATGCTCGACGAGCTGTTCGCGCTGGGCCCGGCGTTCGACGTCAGCTACCCCGAGCTGGCGGCGCGCCACGACCTGCGCGTGCTGGTGCTGCGCACCGCGCTGACCTACCTCGAGCTCGACGGCGCGCTGGCCCAGGGCACGCCGTTCTACGCCGCGTACACGCTGCGGCCGGTGGTGCCGATCGCCGACATCCCGGCGCGGTTCACCGGCGAGCGCCAGACGTTCTTGACCCGGCTCCTGGGCCAGGCCAAGAAGGGCCGCACGCTGTCCGCGCTCGATCCGGCCGCGGCGGCGACGGCGATCGGCGAGCCGCGCGAGCGGGTGCTGGCCGCGCTCACGTACCTCGAGGATCAGGGCCTGCTGGCGCTGGAGCCGTCCGACGTGCGCCAGCCCTTCCGGCGCCTGCGCGCGCACGAGGACGTCGCCGCGCTGGCCGACGAGCTGGCGCGCCGGTTCGAGCGGCGCGAGCGCAGCGAGCTGGCGCGGCTCGAGGACGTGCTCGGCGTGGTGGTCCACGCCGGCTGCCAGACCAACGCGCTGGTGGCGCACTTCGGCCAGGTGCGCGCCGAGCCGTGCGGGCACTGCAGCCACTGCGAGACCCAGGCGGCCCGGGCGCTGCCGCCGCCGACGCCGCCGACGCCGGTGCCCGTGCCCGACGGCCTCGCCGCGCTGCGCGCCAAGCACCCGCGGGCGCTGGCCGAGCCGCGCCAGGCCGCGCGGTTCCTGTGCGGGCTCTCGAGCCCGGCGCTCACCGCCGCCAAGCTCGGGCGCCACCCGTGGTTCGGGCTCCTGGCCGAGCGCTCGTTCGCCGACGTGCTGGCGGCGGTCGCGTGA
- a CDS encoding RNA methyltransferase, with translation MPRIAIDRPDDPRIAAYVDVRERDLRGHDGCFLAEGDVVVATVLTRGRALRSLLVSDRRLAATDPLLARVPADVPIYVATQTVMDAVVGFPIHRGLLAVGERGPDHDAAALLAGLGARATVLVAIGITNHDNLGGLFRNAAAFGVDAVLLDAATCDPLYRKAIRVSVGATLVVPFARAGLATDVIATLVAHTFEVIALAPRAAEPIDQLEVGPRRALVVGAEGPGLPAAVLARARAARIDIVPDFDSLNVAVAAGIGLHALRTRP, from the coding sequence ATGCCGCGGATCGCGATCGACCGACCCGACGATCCGCGCATCGCGGCCTACGTCGACGTGCGCGAGCGCGACCTGCGCGGCCACGACGGCTGCTTCCTGGCCGAGGGCGACGTCGTCGTCGCGACGGTGCTCACCCGCGGCCGGGCCCTGCGCTCGCTGCTGGTCAGCGACCGCCGGCTCGCCGCGACCGATCCGCTCCTGGCCCGGGTGCCGGCCGACGTGCCGATCTACGTCGCGACCCAGACGGTGATGGACGCGGTCGTCGGCTTCCCGATCCACCGCGGCCTGCTGGCCGTGGGCGAGCGCGGCCCCGACCACGACGCGGCCGCGCTCCTGGCCGGGCTGGGCGCGCGGGCGACGGTGCTGGTGGCGATCGGCATCACCAACCACGACAACCTCGGCGGGCTGTTCCGCAACGCCGCGGCATTCGGCGTCGACGCGGTGCTGCTCGACGCGGCCACCTGCGATCCGCTCTATCGCAAGGCGATCCGGGTGTCGGTCGGCGCGACGCTCGTGGTCCCGTTCGCGCGCGCGGGCCTGGCCACCGACGTCATCGCGACCCTCGTGGCCCACACGTTCGAGGTGATCGCGCTGGCGCCGCGCGCGGCCGAGCCCATCGATCAGCTCGAGGTCGGCCCGCGCCGGGCGCTGGTGGTCGGCGCCGAGGGCCCCGGGCTGCCGGCGGCGGTGCTGGCCCGAGCCCGGGCCGCGCGCATCGACATCGTCCCCGACTTCGACTCGCTCAACGTCGCGGTCGCCGCCGGCATCGGCCTGCACGCGCTCCGCACCCGGCCGTGA
- a CDS encoding DUF4105 domain-containing protein: protein MSARAVPRPRALILAVALVVLGASGAAAQPGRMGLVDARPGDTPPTVELYTFGRGELIFEKFGHTALCLDYAEPERETTCFNYGVTDFTIPGATLIWRFIRGKQVFFVEPIPLSGMMEFYQAEDRTIWRQTLPLAPAQARVVEARLLGDLDPAKGSYIYDHFVDNCTTRLRDIIDAGSGGKLKVDSGGAFPLTFRQMGRRGLAELPPLIAFADFALGRYLDQRPTVWLAMFHPFVLRDEVAARFDAPAELLYERRGPPIPEDGPTDRGWALLIGLGLMAPLALARWRGRFERAAIAIGAIPAGLLGLLLWTLAIISTIPSVRWNEALLLYLPFDLALPFLGAARRQRYARVRLGMVVVVSLARAVGLFHQPLWIPIAIAFALHGLIAADVPALLGRKPAA from the coding sequence GTGAGCGCGCGCGCCGTGCCGCGGCCGCGGGCCCTGATCCTCGCCGTCGCGCTGGTCGTCCTGGGCGCCAGCGGCGCCGCCGCGCAGCCCGGCCGCATGGGCCTGGTCGACGCGCGCCCCGGCGACACGCCGCCGACGGTGGAGCTCTACACCTTCGGCCGCGGCGAGCTGATCTTCGAGAAGTTCGGCCACACCGCGCTGTGCCTCGACTACGCCGAGCCCGAGCGCGAGACCACGTGCTTCAACTACGGCGTCACCGACTTCACGATCCCGGGCGCGACGCTGATCTGGCGGTTCATCCGCGGCAAGCAGGTGTTCTTCGTCGAGCCGATCCCGCTGTCGGGGATGATGGAGTTCTACCAGGCCGAGGACCGGACGATCTGGCGCCAGACGCTGCCGCTGGCGCCCGCGCAGGCGCGGGTGGTCGAGGCCCGGCTGCTGGGCGATCTCGATCCGGCCAAGGGCTCGTACATCTACGATCACTTCGTCGACAACTGCACGACCCGGCTGCGCGACATCATCGACGCCGGCTCGGGCGGCAAGCTCAAGGTCGACTCCGGCGGCGCGTTCCCGCTGACGTTCCGGCAGATGGGGCGGCGCGGCCTGGCCGAGCTGCCGCCGCTGATCGCGTTCGCCGACTTCGCGCTGGGCCGCTACCTCGATCAGCGGCCGACGGTGTGGCTGGCGATGTTCCACCCGTTCGTGCTGCGCGACGAGGTCGCCGCTCGGTTCGACGCGCCGGCCGAGCTGCTCTACGAGCGGCGCGGCCCGCCGATCCCCGAGGACGGGCCCACCGATCGTGGCTGGGCGCTGCTGATCGGCCTGGGGCTGATGGCGCCGCTGGCGCTGGCGCGCTGGCGCGGGCGGTTCGAGCGCGCGGCGATCGCGATCGGTGCGATCCCGGCCGGCCTGCTCGGCCTCTTGCTCTGGACCCTCGCGATCATCTCGACGATCCCGTCGGTGCGCTGGAACGAGGCGCTGCTCTTGTACCTGCCGTTCGACCTGGCGCTGCCGTTCCTGGGGGCCGCGCGGCGCCAGCGCTACGCGCGGGTGCGGCTGGGCATGGTCGTCGTGGTGTCGCTGGCGCGCGCGGTGGGCCTGTTCCACCAGCCGCTGTGGATCCCGATCGCGATCGCGTTCGCGTTGCACGGCCTGATCGCCGCCGACGTCCCCGCGCTGCTGGGCCGCAAGCCCGCGGCGTGA
- a CDS encoding phosphoenolpyruvate carboxylase, translating to MHPSPTLLQADLDRLGAALTRATRELSGDALAELVHALRDDATALRAGKLAGGRAALAARIAALSLDQLEDVGQVFTHWCHLMNTAEEQQRIRVLRGRERGSDGLAAAVAAMRDAGMTADDVAALLARALVMPVLTAHPTESRRRSILDHLSAIGDGLDLLERPLGGPARRDAEDALATEVLALLGTEESRTRRPTPQDEIEATIEVFRRTLLEVTPDVYAQLEDALTACWPERAWRVPTFFRWGTWVGGDRDGNPHVTAHVTRAAFERQRAAVLNRYLEDVQALGRTLSVAAHRGKDPAGTAELERSLARDRERLPEVAARARPRTQHEPWREKLWYMAERLRSTLARGDHGYVDAAGYLRDLELLARSLTAAGFARLAHGHLRACQRRVEVFGFHLATVDIRQHSAVHEVVVDELLAASGRPGYAALDEAGRRRMLDDVLGRPVQPVWDRTGLSDTTGDVLATLDMVGRACRELGERACERYVISFTSQLSDVLEVVYLARAAGLAPGELRPVPLLEQLDDLRRAGGLAREMVVHPVVRHELGDELEVMLGYSDSGKEVGYLGSAVALRKAQLDLAEVASGAGVVLTVFHGRGGAIGRGGGPAGEAIRAQPVMALRGRVRVTEQGETITSRYARTEIAHRDLELTLGAVLRAAADERRGGAPRFDDALQTAAAVAVDAYRTLTADKDRLARYTLAATPIRQVGKLPLGSRPASRKAGFSLDDLRAIPWVFSWTQSRHGVPGWFGLGSGLAGLEAAVGRARAIEVIAGSRFLGALTHNAELALIRADIDVARAYAALADPADASLFALIEAEHGRTRRLLADLAGLDLRLTDRPHLAESVRRRNPYLDVLSHCQIELLRRIRAAEAAAAPAADLERLSVAIFTTIGGIAAGLQTAG from the coding sequence GTGCACCCGAGCCCCACGTTGCTGCAAGCTGATCTCGATCGCCTCGGCGCGGCCCTGACCCGGGCCACCCGCGAGCTGTCCGGCGACGCGCTGGCCGAGCTGGTCCACGCGCTGCGCGACGACGCCACCGCGCTGCGGGCCGGGAAGCTCGCCGGCGGCCGCGCCGCGCTCGCTGCGCGGATCGCGGCGCTCTCGCTCGACCAGCTCGAGGACGTCGGCCAGGTCTTCACCCACTGGTGCCACCTGATGAACACCGCCGAGGAGCAGCAGCGCATCCGGGTGCTGCGCGGGCGCGAGCGCGGCAGCGACGGCCTCGCCGCCGCGGTCGCGGCGATGCGCGACGCCGGCATGACCGCCGACGACGTCGCCGCGCTGCTCGCGCGCGCGCTGGTGATGCCCGTGCTCACCGCCCACCCGACCGAGTCGCGGCGGCGCTCGATCCTCGATCACCTGAGCGCGATCGGCGACGGGCTCGACCTGCTCGAGCGCCCGCTCGGCGGCCCAGCCCGGCGCGACGCCGAGGACGCGCTCGCGACCGAGGTGCTGGCGCTGCTCGGCACCGAGGAGTCGCGCACCCGGCGGCCGACGCCGCAGGACGAGATCGAGGCGACGATCGAGGTGTTCCGCCGGACGCTGCTCGAGGTCACGCCCGACGTCTACGCGCAGCTCGAGGACGCGCTGACGGCGTGCTGGCCCGAGCGCGCCTGGCGCGTGCCGACCTTCTTCCGCTGGGGCACCTGGGTCGGCGGCGACCGCGACGGCAACCCCCACGTCACCGCCCACGTCACCCGCGCCGCGTTCGAGCGCCAGCGCGCGGCGGTGCTCAACCGCTACCTCGAGGACGTGCAGGCGCTCGGGCGCACGCTGTCGGTCGCGGCCCACCGGGGCAAGGACCCGGCCGGCACCGCCGAGCTCGAGCGCAGCCTCGCGCGCGATCGCGAGCGCCTGCCCGAGGTGGCCGCGCGCGCCCGCCCGCGCACGCAGCACGAGCCCTGGCGCGAGAAGCTCTGGTACATGGCCGAGCGCCTGCGCTCGACCTTGGCCCGCGGCGACCACGGCTACGTCGACGCCGCCGGGTACCTGCGCGATCTCGAGCTGCTCGCGCGCAGCCTGACCGCGGCCGGGTTCGCCCGGCTGGCCCACGGCCACCTGCGCGCGTGCCAGCGCCGGGTCGAGGTGTTCGGCTTCCACCTGGCCACCGTCGACATCCGCCAGCACTCGGCGGTGCACGAGGTCGTCGTCGACGAGCTGCTCGCGGCCAGCGGTCGCCCCGGCTACGCCGCCCTCGACGAGGCCGGCCGCCGGCGCATGCTCGACGACGTGCTGGGGAGGCCGGTGCAACCGGTCTGGGATCGCACGGGGCTCAGCGACACCACCGGCGACGTCCTCGCGACGCTCGACATGGTCGGACGCGCCTGCCGCGAGCTGGGTGAGCGCGCGTGCGAGCGCTACGTCATCAGCTTCACCAGCCAGCTCTCGGACGTGCTCGAGGTGGTCTACCTGGCCCGCGCCGCGGGCCTGGCGCCCGGCGAGCTGCGCCCGGTGCCGCTGCTCGAGCAGCTCGACGATCTACGCCGCGCCGGCGGGCTGGCCCGCGAGATGGTCGTGCACCCGGTGGTCCGGCACGAGCTCGGCGACGAGCTCGAGGTGATGCTCGGCTACTCCGACTCCGGCAAGGAGGTCGGCTACCTCGGCTCGGCGGTGGCGCTGCGCAAGGCCCAGCTCGATCTGGCCGAGGTCGCCAGCGGCGCCGGCGTGGTCCTGACGGTGTTCCACGGCCGCGGCGGCGCGATCGGCCGCGGCGGCGGGCCGGCCGGCGAGGCCATCCGCGCCCAGCCGGTGATGGCGCTGCGCGGCCGCGTGCGCGTCACCGAGCAGGGCGAGACGATCACCTCGCGCTACGCCCGGACCGAGATCGCGCACCGCGATCTCGAGCTGACGCTGGGGGCGGTGCTGCGCGCGGCCGCCGACGAGCGCCGCGGCGGCGCGCCCCGGTTCGACGACGCGCTCCAGACCGCGGCCGCGGTCGCGGTCGACGCCTACCGGACGCTCACCGCCGACAAGGATCGGCTCGCGCGCTACACGCTGGCGGCGACGCCGATCCGGCAGGTCGGCAAGCTGCCGCTGGGCTCGCGCCCGGCGTCGCGCAAGGCCGGCTTCTCCCTCGACGATCTGCGCGCGATCCCGTGGGTGTTCTCGTGGACCCAGAGCCGCCACGGCGTGCCCGGCTGGTTCGGCCTCGGCAGCGGCCTGGCCGGGCTCGAGGCCGCGGTCGGCCGGGCCCGCGCGATCGAGGTCATCGCCGGCTCGCGCTTCCTCGGCGCGCTGACCCACAACGCCGAGCTGGCGCTGATCCGCGCCGACATCGACGTCGCGCGCGCGTACGCCGCGCTCGCCGACCCGGCCGACGCGTCGCTGTTCGCGCTGATCGAGGCCGAGCACGGCCGGACCCGCCGCCTGCTCGCCGATCTGGCCGGGCTCGATCTCCGCCTCACCGATCGGCCGCACCTCGCCGAGTCGGTGCGCCGCCGCAACCCGTACCTCGACGTGCTCAGCCACTGCCAGATCGAGCTGCTGCGGCGGATCCGCGCCGCCGAGGCCGCGGCCGCGCCCGCCGCCGACCTCGAGCGCCTGTCGGTCGCGATCTTCACGACGATCGGCGGCATCGCCGCCGGGCTCCAGACCGCGGGCTGA